One Ignisphaera sp. DNA window includes the following coding sequences:
- a CDS encoding DNA-directed RNA polymerase, with protein MFRLYRLRDIVRIDPSKINRPIEEVAFDELRKKYEGLKDKNLGIVIAITDVNVDSMGYIPIGDGAPYHRVEFTVIAYVPLVSEVVEGEVATVGRGGITISLGPIEGFIHIQQIADDEVSYDVARNIIVCKNTKRFVMQGDVVRARVTSVSLGAFGRPPRVTMTMRQPYLGKLDWISKK; from the coding sequence TTGTTTAGGCTATATAGACTAAGAGATATTGTAAGAATAGACCCATCAAAGATTAATAGACCCATCGAGGAGGTGGCCTTTGACGAGCTCAGAAAGAAGTATGAAGGATTAAAGGATAAAAATCTTGGCATAGTTATAGCGATAACAGATGTTAATGTTGATTCAATGGGTTATATACCCATAGGCGATGGAGCGCCTTATCATAGAGTAGAATTCACAGTAATTGCATATGTTCCTCTGGTTAGCGAAGTTGTTGAAGGAGAGGTTGCAACTGTTGGGAGAGGTGGTATAACAATTTCTCTTGGTCCAATTGAAGGCTTTATACACATACAGCAGATAGCAGATGATGAAGTTTCATATGATGTTGCTAGAAACATTATTGTCTGTAAAAATACCAAAAGATTTGTTATGCAGGGAGATGTAGTTAGAGCTAGGGTAACAAGCGTCTCTCTTGGAGCTTTTGGAAGGCCACCCAGAGTTACCATGACCATGCGACAACCATACTTAGGCAAGCTGGATTGGATTTCAAAGAAATAG
- a CDS encoding DNA-binding protein, with protein MSASPTGNIKTIVLGNRPLREYVLEAIVSLNREADAVEILGRGRHIYRAVTLYNALITRLGDRIMLKNVEIGSMLVRGRRVSYIKISIGRK; from the coding sequence ATGAGTGCCTCACCAACCGGCAACATAAAAACTATTGTACTTGGAAATAGACCACTAAGAGAATATGTGCTAGAAGCTATAGTAAGCCTTAACAGAGAAGCTGATGCTGTCGAAATACTTGGCAGGGGAAGACATATATACAGAGCCGTTACATTATACAATGCATTAATTACGAGGCTTGGCGATAGAATAATGCTTAAAAATGTTGAAATAGGAAGCATGCTAGTAAGAGGAAGAAGGGTTTCATATATAAAGATATCAATTGGAAGAAAATAG
- a CDS encoding translation initiation factor IF-2 subunit gamma, with translation MPGAEKPIPTISIGVVGHVDHGKTTLVQALTGIWTARYSEELKKSMTIYLGYAQTSIFRCGNLEPPDSYITSSSSCGENSQPEYIKTVSFVDAPGHEILMATMLSGASLMDAAIVVIAANEPCPQPQTREHVKALEILGINQVVIVQNKVDVVPREKVLENYKQIKQFLESTPYSNAPIIPVSALHKANIGVVAMAIAKLFKEPERVLGKPAIMQIARSFDVNLPGTRPEMLVGGVIGGGVMRGEIRVGDDVEIKPGIRIEVKGKIRYEPLTTEVVSIRYADVESDVARPGGLVAIGTKLDPSLTKNNRLAGQVLGHNVPDPVNDVSIEYRMLDKIVGARELETPPHLKPGDRILLIVGTANASAVVQRVTSDEMEVKTDSPIVVFEKSKVAVLSKIKGRWRLIGWGNVK, from the coding sequence ATGCCTGGCGCAGAAAAGCCTATACCAACTATTTCGATAGGGGTCGTGGGCCACGTTGACCATGGGAAAACCACTCTTGTACAGGCATTAACGGGTATTTGGACAGCTCGATATTCAGAAGAGCTTAAAAAGTCTATGACAATATACCTTGGCTATGCCCAGACATCCATATTTCGTTGTGGAAATCTTGAGCCCCCAGACTCATATATAACATCTTCTAGCTCCTGTGGAGAAAATTCACAGCCAGAGTATATTAAAACAGTGTCATTCGTTGATGCTCCAGGCCACGAAATTCTCATGGCAACAATGCTCTCTGGAGCTTCGTTAATGGATGCAGCAATAGTTGTTATAGCCGCTAATGAACCTTGTCCCCAGCCGCAGACACGTGAGCATGTTAAAGCGCTTGAGATTCTTGGTATAAATCAAGTTGTAATAGTTCAAAATAAGGTTGATGTTGTTCCTAGGGAAAAGGTATTGGAAAATTATAAACAAATAAAGCAGTTCTTAGAGAGTACACCATATTCTAATGCGCCTATAATTCCTGTAAGTGCTTTGCATAAAGCTAATATTGGAGTTGTTGCTATGGCTATTGCAAAGCTTTTCAAAGAGCCTGAAAGGGTTCTTGGGAAACCGGCTATAATGCAGATTGCTAGGAGTTTCGATGTTAATCTGCCTGGGACAAGACCAGAGATGCTTGTTGGAGGTGTTATTGGTGGTGGGGTTATGAGGGGTGAGATTAGGGTTGGAGACGATGTAGAGATAAAGCCTGGTATAAGAATCGAGGTAAAGGGAAAGATTAGATACGAACCTCTAACAACAGAGGTTGTGAGCATTAGGTATGCTGATGTAGAATCAGATGTTGCTAGACCTGGCGGACTAGTCGCTATAGGTACAAAGCTTGATCCATCGCTAACAAAGAACAATAGATTGGCAGGCCAGGTTCTTGGGCACAATGTTCCAGATCCTGTTAATGATGTTTCAATAGAGTATAGAATGCTTGACAAAATAGTTGGGGCTAGGGAGCTTGAAACACCTCCTCATCTTAAGCCAGGGGACAGGATTTTACTTATTGTGGGTACTGCTAATGCTAGTGCAGTTGTTCAGAGGGTTACTAGTGATGAAATGGAGGTGAAAACAGACAGTCCTATTGTGGTATTTGAAAAAAGTAAGGTTGCTGTTCTATCAAAGATAAAGGGTAGATGGAGGCTTATTGGCTGGGGGAATGTGAAATAG
- a CDS encoding phosphoribosyltransferase codes for MLSLELAEKILLSGFRPGVIIAILRGGYIVAKLVSDYLGVEDIATIEIKFYRGVGERAERPIVSTPLIRSIKDERVLIVDDVADSGRTLQVAIDIARIYGAKEVKTATLYLKPWSITAPDYYVAETKSWIVFPWEVSEVLRELSKKFGGFENAINILNLEKYYTKEVIEKIVRIARSL; via the coding sequence GTGCTTAGCTTGGAGCTTGCAGAGAAAATTCTCTTATCGGGCTTTAGACCAGGTGTGATAATAGCTATCCTTAGAGGGGGCTACATAGTGGCAAAGCTTGTTAGCGACTATCTTGGTGTAGAGGATATAGCTACTATAGAGATAAAATTCTATAGAGGTGTTGGAGAAAGAGCAGAGAGACCAATTGTCTCAACACCACTTATACGTAGCATAAAAGATGAGAGGGTACTTATAGTAGATGATGTTGCAGATAGTGGAAGAACACTCCAAGTAGCCATAGATATTGCAAGAATATATGGTGCAAAAGAAGTCAAGACGGCTACCTTATATCTAAAGCCATGGTCTATAACAGCCCCAGACTACTATGTTGCAGAAACAAAAAGCTGGATAGTCTTTCCATGGGAGGTAAGTGAAGTTCTAAGAGAACTGTCAAAGAAATTCGGAGGCTTTGAAAATGCGATAAACATACTTAACCTAGAGAAGTACTATACAAAAGAAGTAATAGAAAAAATAGTGAGAATAGCAAGAAGTCTATAA
- a CDS encoding hydrogenase subunit MbhD domain-containing protein, translating to MRRMIAETIIYLIMACTSIASTIAVYMTIKEKDLVKAVIYSALQSALYTIIYFLLLTPDVVLVYLPVAVGLIPGVFLILISKTERWEKE from the coding sequence ATGAGGAGAATGATCGCTGAAACAATAATATATCTGATAATGGCTTGCACAAGCATCGCATCAACAATAGCTGTGTACATGACTATAAAGGAAAAGGATCTCGTCAAAGCAGTTATATATTCAGCTCTTCAAAGCGCACTCTACACAATAATATACTTCCTGCTTCTCACACCAGATGTAGTCTTGGTATACCTACCTGTAGCTGTTGGTCTAATACCAGGGGTTTTTCTGATACTGATCAGCAAAACTGAGAGGTGGGAAAAAGAATGA
- a CDS encoding 4Fe-4S binding protein, whose translation MRRPRLLELALKNLFRKPATIEYPRKRTPVESDYRGLQYADLTKCTGCSICALECPANAIAMTPIPQGYEAPKTNPRKLYPLINYGKCVFCYRCVTACPFNAYITTPMYDLANAEKTINSSSLSLSTLRKG comes from the coding sequence ATGAGAAGACCAAGATTATTGGAACTAGCTCTGAAGAACCTATTCAGAAAACCTGCAACCATAGAATACCCACGTAAGAGAACACCTGTTGAATCTGACTATAGGGGGCTGCAATACGCGGATCTAACAAAGTGTACAGGGTGCTCTATATGTGCATTGGAGTGTCCTGCAAATGCAATTGCTATGACTCCTATACCACAAGGCTATGAAGCACCAAAAACAAATCCACGCAAGCTTTATCCACTCATAAACTATGGGAAATGCGTTTTTTGCTATAGATGTGTAACAGCATGCCCATTTAACGCTTATATTACTACGCCTATGTATGATCTTGCAAACGCTGAGAAAACTATTAATTCGAGCTCTCTTTCGCTAAGCACACTTAGGAAGGGTTAG
- a CDS encoding monovalent cation/H+ antiporter complex subunit F has product MIAEIILAVIIIYIVSIILLAIRAIKGPTIGDQVLAIDVITYITVILFVLISIYMKAALLIVIAIPLALWIYALDIYIAKYLEKGDLGA; this is encoded by the coding sequence ATGATAGCAGAAATAATATTGGCAGTAATAATCATCTACATTGTATCCATAATTTTGCTAGCCATTAGAGCCATTAAGGGTCCTACCATTGGAGACCAGGTACTTGCCATAGACGTAATCACATATATTACCGTAATTCTCTTTGTGCTAATATCGATATATATGAAGGCAGCTCTTCTGATAGTAATTGCTATACCCCTTGCTCTGTGGATCTACGCTCTCGATATTTATATTGCAAAATATTTGGAGAAGGGTGATCTGGGTGCTTAG
- a CDS encoding NADH-quinone oxidoreductase subunit B family protein, with product MDNAKLVRYSPWVAHFNTGACNGCDIEVLASITPLYDPERFGLKLAPSIRHGDILIVTGAVTKKSGERLKRLYEQMPCPKFVIAVGACAIDGGVFANSYSVIGGADKVVPVNMYIPGCPPRPEAILDGIVKLLKIIEKGESSEECK from the coding sequence ATGGATAATGCTAAACTAGTGAGATATTCGCCATGGGTTGCACATTTCAATACTGGCGCATGCAATGGTTGTGACATAGAGGTTCTTGCATCTATAACCCCTCTTTATGATCCTGAGAGATTTGGGTTAAAGCTTGCACCTAGTATTAGGCATGGGGATATTCTAATTGTTACAGGTGCTGTTACTAAGAAATCTGGTGAAAGACTCAAACGGCTATATGAGCAAATGCCCTGTCCAAAATTTGTGATTGCTGTTGGGGCATGCGCCATCGATGGTGGTGTTTTTGCAAATTCTTATAGTGTTATTGGAGGTGCTGATAAGGTTGTTCCCGTGAATATGTATATTCCTGGGTGTCCCCCAAGACCTGAGGCAATTCTTGATGGCATTGTCAAGCTTCTTAAGATTATTGAGAAGGGTGAGTCTAGTGAAGAATGCAAATGA
- the albA gene encoding DNA-binding protein Alba, with translation MSQAQAPTSANTVLVGKKPVMNYVLAMLTLLNQGVNEVVVKARGRAISKAVDAIEIVRNRFLPGKIEVKNITIGSQTITGSDGRQSRVSTIEIVITKKD, from the coding sequence ATGTCACAAGCCCAAGCACCTACATCTGCAAACACAGTATTGGTTGGCAAAAAACCTGTCATGAACTATGTGCTAGCAATGTTGACACTGCTAAACCAAGGAGTTAACGAAGTTGTTGTCAAGGCTAGAGGTAGGGCAATAAGCAAAGCTGTAGATGCTATAGAAATTGTTAGAAACAGATTCCTACCAGGAAAAATCGAGGTCAAGAACATTACAATAGGTAGCCAGACAATAACAGGTAGCGATGGTAGGCAAAGCAGAGTTTCAACAATAGAAATAGTTATAACAAAGAAGGATTAG
- the mnhG gene encoding monovalent cation/H(+) antiporter subunit G, whose amino-acid sequence MLSIEAVLRGVGAALLCLGAFAGLVSAIGFYRFKNFYLRLHAATVGTIWGCVFPLIGASLISVTMDELGEAKWFAAGASIVTAVIVFLLAPAGSHALARAVHKARVARVQPCISDALDPNLCG is encoded by the coding sequence GTGCTTAGCATAGAAGCTGTTTTAAGGGGTGTTGGCGCAGCTCTTCTATGTCTTGGAGCCTTTGCTGGTTTGGTATCAGCAATTGGATTCTATAGGTTCAAGAACTTTTATCTGAGATTACATGCAGCAACAGTGGGTACGATATGGGGCTGTGTCTTCCCATTGATTGGTGCATCACTAATATCTGTGACTATGGATGAGCTTGGAGAGGCTAAGTGGTTCGCGGCAGGCGCAAGCATCGTTACAGCAGTCATAGTATTTCTGCTAGCACCAGCAGGTTCACATGCTCTTGCTAGGGCTGTTCACAAGGCTCGTGTGGCAAGGGTGCAACCATGCATATCAGATGCTCTTGATCCAAATCTGTGTGGGTGA
- a CDS encoding nickel-dependent hydrogenase large subunit, protein MAVTKIVEVSISAEIPIGPQHPALHEPLLLRVYADGEEVVRVEINTGYNHRGIEKLCEKNTFYKDIFIVGRVCGICNAVHANCYVRAVEQILGVEPNNRAKYLRVLAMELERIHSHMLVNAVMAENIGFENLFMQIMLDREMVMKAKEILTGARVMADFMMVGGVRRDIDDVKRARLKDLLLKLRPKVEYYKKVFEEDETIFKRLAGVGVVKRRDVLAHGLLGPVARASGVRIDSRVSDKYDAYGEIPFKVITRDEGDTWARMMVRWDETLESIEMSIYILDKLPSDGSPVPDERKLPRRFPPGEAFTRVEAPRGELTYYVMSDGKSLNPYRVKIRTPSFNNIINSTFMYLKHTIADVPVILTSLDPCISCMERATVIDLEKGVKYTVPFKVIAGKKP, encoded by the coding sequence ATGGCAGTTACAAAAATAGTAGAGGTTTCAATATCAGCAGAGATTCCTATAGGCCCTCAGCACCCAGCACTGCACGAGCCACTATTGCTAAGGGTTTATGCTGATGGCGAAGAGGTTGTCAGGGTAGAGATAAACACTGGATATAACCACAGAGGTATTGAGAAGCTCTGTGAGAAGAACACGTTCTACAAAGATATATTTATTGTTGGTAGAGTGTGTGGAATATGCAATGCAGTTCATGCTAACTGTTATGTTAGAGCAGTTGAACAGATACTTGGAGTAGAACCGAATAACAGAGCCAAATATCTTCGTGTTCTTGCCATGGAGCTAGAGAGAATACATAGCCACATGCTGGTAAATGCTGTAATGGCTGAAAACATAGGCTTTGAAAATCTGTTCATGCAGATAATGCTAGATAGGGAAATGGTTATGAAGGCAAAGGAAATACTGACTGGTGCTAGGGTCATGGCCGATTTTATGATGGTTGGCGGGGTTCGCCGCGATATAGACGATGTGAAGAGGGCTAGACTAAAGGACCTTTTACTCAAGTTGAGACCAAAGGTAGAGTACTACAAAAAGGTTTTTGAGGAAGACGAAACAATTTTCAAAAGACTTGCAGGAGTTGGGGTAGTCAAACGTAGAGATGTACTTGCACATGGTCTTCTAGGACCTGTTGCCAGGGCCTCGGGGGTTAGAATAGATAGCAGGGTTAGCGATAAGTACGACGCCTATGGTGAAATACCGTTTAAGGTTATCACAAGAGATGAGGGGGATACATGGGCTAGGATGATGGTTCGATGGGATGAAACACTCGAATCAATTGAAATGAGCATCTATATACTAGATAAACTACCTTCCGATGGCAGTCCAGTGCCAGATGAGAGAAAGCTACCACGAAGATTCCCTCCAGGGGAGGCTTTCACAAGGGTGGAAGCTCCAAGAGGCGAGCTAACATACTATGTTATGAGCGATGGGAAGAGCCTTAACCCATATAGGGTTAAGATTAGGACACCAAGTTTCAATAACATCATAAACTCTACATTCATGTATCTAAAGCACACCATAGCAGATGTCCCAGTAATACTCACTTCGCTAGACCCCTGCATATCGTGCATGGAGAGGGCAACAGTAATTGATTTGGAAAAGGGGGTGAAATACACAGTTCCATTCAAAGTAATTGCAGGTAAAAAGCCATGA
- the rgy gene encoding reverse gyrase — MSRALALGIKLLRIEYRNGLNGMCRFPNEVDRVVAVCGRDDSTSSQFNDLKNVMEKEITFFKEFFRQCTKCEMRSFQEYWSKRLLFGESFALVAPTGVGKSTLLTVYALYRALIYNSKVYIVAPTREIAKQLYKKILDYINNLSEQGYSVNNIRLVLYDSTAKNVNALKNSIMNGDFDILITSAAFLSRHHELIMDKKIDVIIADDLDSILRNSKSVDKILRLLGFDDELIEIGLRLIKTKQKMLMAKLSRSQDEVDKIRKDLVEIEAQLRDRLSKVTTQLIVASATGRSKGIKAILLKELLGFDAGAVFEYLRNVDDFYVSLDKIEEVINIVKVFRSGIIFVSSLYKNIVDKITMLLEKNGIEFSIAKSGNRAVDKFRRGEVNVLIGSSSYYGILVRGLDEPQRIRFAIFIGAPHIMRRLDEALNNVRFMFILLKALDKYGLDVEEDIKKVVEIIQGSSPAQLILYSKMLRGVAEPQQDVVERVNILKELKKKLVSLTKGILDKHNYMVIENYGVIVADDNKQIYVVKPDPFTYIQASGRTSRIVGKTKCYGVSIIFEKYYELVKILEKRLKRLTMFNGFREYNREAIHESYKKVIQSRSGDNWNAEGIQVENIKPVLIVVESPTKARTIASMFGKPVKKIYGDVIVYETVIPLEDRVYVAMIMATLGHLTDLVIDEGFHGVREIGSKDYVVVYDFITKCRSCGSQHVGVFDSCPYCGSVDVYVSASVYNVLRKLASEVSLVFIATDPDTEGEKIAFDVYNLIYSYNKNVYRIEFREVTKNAILAALRNPREIDLNKVLAQITRRIADRWVGFELSTYLQATFNKPWLGAGRVQSPVLLWTVNRYSEYKSNQGYAINVTALGYRFKVFLGSISRSDAEEIAERIRKNGAKVIDVKYEEKMLSPPPPFTTDTLLAEANTLYGFSASKTMSLAQNLFELGLITYHRTDSTRVSTSGIAIAKEALEKMNLGNLCIPRSWDKDIKGEDAHEAIRPTTSQSSDEVMEAILRGDMGFITRISNDHLKLYDLIYRRFLASQMASAKILYATIVLDLDGHKYTLSLPVDVIDHGFTYIYPIKTYKQFKNLTQDTIIKVDDVKVVKTSSVWLYKVSDLIMMMKNHGIGRPSTYAKAIDNNVRHGYIVLSKKKKVAIPTKLGLEVAEVLSKEFLELVDIGFTRTLEKLIDDVERRAIDMCTAVSFIKSKVDTISPKISEVIASRQHMLPLATV, encoded by the coding sequence ATGAGTAGAGCTTTGGCATTGGGTATTAAGTTGCTGAGGATAGAGTATAGGAATGGACTTAACGGAATGTGTAGATTCCCGAATGAGGTAGACAGGGTTGTAGCTGTATGTGGGAGAGATGATAGTACTTCTTCTCAATTTAATGATCTTAAAAATGTTATGGAGAAGGAGATCACATTCTTCAAGGAGTTTTTCAGGCAGTGTACGAAATGTGAAATGAGGTCATTTCAGGAGTACTGGAGCAAGAGGCTTCTATTTGGAGAGTCTTTTGCACTTGTAGCCCCTACGGGTGTTGGCAAATCAACCCTCTTAACGGTTTATGCTCTCTATAGGGCGTTGATATATAATAGCAAAGTGTATATAGTTGCCCCAACAAGGGAAATAGCTAAGCAATTATATAAAAAGATATTGGACTATATTAATAATCTTAGTGAGCAGGGATATAGCGTCAACAACATAAGGCTGGTGCTATACGATTCAACAGCCAAAAATGTTAATGCACTAAAAAACTCTATAATGAACGGCGACTTCGATATACTCATAACCTCTGCGGCATTTCTTTCTAGGCACCACGAACTTATAATGGATAAGAAAATTGATGTTATTATAGCTGACGACTTGGACTCTATACTAAGAAATTCCAAAAGTGTTGACAAAATTCTTCGGCTTCTTGGGTTCGATGATGAATTGATAGAGATTGGGCTGAGGTTAATCAAAACTAAGCAGAAGATGCTCATGGCAAAACTTTCTAGAAGCCAAGACGAGGTTGATAAGATTCGAAAGGATTTGGTAGAGATAGAGGCACAACTTAGAGATAGGCTGTCTAAGGTCACAACCCAACTCATAGTTGCATCAGCTACTGGAAGATCTAAAGGGATAAAGGCTATTTTGCTAAAGGAGCTACTGGGATTTGATGCAGGGGCTGTTTTCGAGTATTTGAGAAATGTTGACGACTTCTACGTTAGTCTAGACAAAATTGAAGAAGTTATAAACATTGTTAAGGTGTTTAGAAGTGGTATAATATTTGTATCAAGCCTATACAAGAATATTGTAGATAAGATAACAATGCTTCTGGAAAAAAATGGTATTGAATTTTCTATAGCGAAGAGCGGAAATAGAGCGGTAGACAAATTTAGAAGAGGTGAAGTTAATGTTTTAATAGGTTCATCGTCATACTATGGAATACTTGTGAGGGGCCTTGACGAGCCTCAGAGAATTAGATTTGCCATATTTATTGGTGCTCCACATATTATGAGAAGATTGGACGAAGCATTAAATAATGTGAGATTCATGTTTATTTTACTCAAAGCCTTGGATAAATATGGGCTAGACGTAGAGGAGGATATTAAAAAGGTTGTAGAAATAATCCAAGGATCTTCACCTGCTCAACTAATTTTGTACTCAAAAATGCTGAGGGGGGTAGCAGAACCTCAGCAAGATGTTGTTGAAAGAGTAAATATTTTGAAGGAACTGAAGAAAAAACTTGTTTCACTAACTAAAGGTATTCTTGATAAACACAACTACATGGTAATAGAGAATTATGGGGTTATAGTCGCCGATGATAATAAACAAATTTATGTTGTTAAACCAGATCCGTTCACCTATATCCAGGCAAGTGGCAGAACCTCGAGAATAGTTGGGAAGACCAAGTGTTATGGGGTCTCAATCATTTTTGAGAAGTACTATGAGCTTGTCAAGATACTTGAAAAGAGGCTTAAGAGACTTACTATGTTTAATGGATTTAGGGAATACAACAGAGAAGCTATACATGAATCATATAAAAAAGTTATTCAAAGTAGAAGTGGGGATAACTGGAATGCAGAAGGAATACAAGTTGAGAATATAAAGCCGGTCTTGATAGTCGTAGAATCCCCAACAAAAGCGAGAACAATAGCATCAATGTTTGGTAAGCCTGTTAAGAAGATTTACGGCGATGTTATTGTTTATGAGACTGTGATACCCCTAGAGGACAGGGTATATGTGGCAATGATTATGGCAACACTAGGTCATTTAACAGATCTCGTCATTGACGAAGGGTTCCATGGTGTTAGGGAAATAGGATCCAAAGACTATGTGGTTGTATACGATTTCATAACAAAGTGTAGGAGCTGTGGATCTCAACATGTGGGGGTATTTGATTCATGTCCTTATTGTGGCTCTGTGGATGTATACGTATCAGCCTCTGTATATAATGTTTTAAGGAAGCTTGCATCAGAAGTTAGCTTAGTCTTCATAGCAACTGATCCTGATACAGAGGGCGAGAAAATAGCGTTTGACGTCTATAATCTCATCTATAGCTATAATAAGAACGTGTATAGAATAGAATTCAGAGAGGTTACAAAAAATGCTATTCTTGCAGCTCTTCGAAACCCAAGAGAAATAGATTTGAATAAGGTTCTAGCCCAAATTACTAGGAGAATAGCTGATAGGTGGGTGGGATTTGAGCTAAGCACATATCTTCAGGCGACATTTAATAAACCATGGCTTGGCGCTGGAAGGGTTCAGTCACCTGTGCTTCTATGGACAGTTAATAGATATAGCGAATATAAATCGAATCAAGGATATGCCATTAATGTAACAGCTCTTGGCTACAGATTCAAAGTATTTCTAGGGTCGATAAGCAGATCTGATGCAGAGGAAATAGCCGAGAGAATTCGTAAAAATGGTGCTAAGGTTATTGATGTAAAATATGAAGAAAAGATGTTAAGCCCACCACCACCATTTACAACAGATACCCTTCTAGCTGAGGCAAATACATTATATGGTTTCTCAGCATCAAAGACTATGTCTCTTGCTCAAAACCTATTCGAATTAGGTCTGATAACATATCATAGAACAGATTCTACAAGGGTTTCAACATCAGGTATTGCAATAGCTAAAGAAGCCCTGGAGAAAATGAATTTAGGAAATCTGTGCATCCCCAGATCATGGGACAAAGATATAAAGGGTGAAGATGCGCATGAAGCCATAAGGCCTACAACATCGCAAAGCTCAGATGAGGTTATGGAGGCTATTCTTCGTGGTGATATGGGCTTCATAACTAGGATTTCAAATGATCATCTAAAGCTGTATGATCTCATATATAGAAGGTTTTTAGCAAGTCAAATGGCTTCTGCAAAGATTTTGTATGCTACAATTGTTCTTGATTTAGATGGACATAAATATACCCTATCCTTGCCTGTAGATGTAATTGATCATGGATTCACATACATCTATCCAATTAAAACGTATAAACAATTCAAGAATCTTACTCAAGATACCATAATAAAGGTTGACGATGTTAAAGTTGTAAAAACATCTAGTGTATGGCTATACAAAGTCTCTGATCTAATAATGATGATGAAGAACCACGGGATTGGTAGACCAAGTACGTATGCCAAGGCAATCGATAACAATGTTAGGCATGGCTATATTGTTCTGAGCAAGAAGAAGAAAGTTGCCATACCAACGAAACTTGGCCTAGAGGTTGCTGAAGTACTTTCAAAGGAGTTTCTAGAGCTTGTTGATATTGGGTTTACCAGAACCTTAGAGAAACTTATTGATGATGTTGAAAGAAGGGCTATAGATATGTGCACCGCAGTATCTTTTATTAAATCCAAAGTTGATACAATATCACCTAAAATCAGTGAGGTGATAGCATCTCGGCAACATATGCTACCACTAGCTACTGTATAG
- a CDS encoding NADH-quinone oxidoreductase subunit C: MKNANDVIKIVERHAVEKGSIKPDRMIFVVKPESVRKLFEELVERVGYEWFYLSTVVGADMKEENRFRLDYYVVVLPEERTIVIRTYIPRDQPVIDSIVDIVPAAFSAENETYDLLGIVFKGNPALRRGFFVSSDVVDKGVYPLRKDAIGVWKWQLQK, from the coding sequence GTGAAGAATGCAAATGATGTTATAAAGATTGTTGAGAGACATGCCGTTGAGAAAGGCTCCATCAAACCTGATAGAATGATTTTTGTTGTAAAGCCTGAAAGCGTGAGAAAGCTGTTTGAGGAACTTGTTGAGAGGGTCGGCTATGAATGGTTCTACTTATCAACTGTTGTTGGGGCTGATATGAAAGAAGAGAATAGGTTTAGACTAGACTACTATGTTGTTGTGCTGCCAGAGGAGAGAACGATTGTTATAAGAACGTATATACCAAGAGATCAACCAGTTATCGATAGTATAGTAGATATTGTTCCAGCAGCTTTCTCAGCTGAGAATGAAACATATGATCTGCTTGGAATTGTGTTCAAGGGTAATCCAGCTCTTAGAAGAGGATTTTTTGTATCTAGCGATGTTGTGGATAAGGGGGTGTATCCACTTAGAAAAGATGCTATAGGTGTATGGAAATGGCAGTTACAAAAATAG